The sequence below is a genomic window from Haloferax mediterranei ATCC 33500.
TCGACAAAGACGCTATCGACCTCAAGTGCGACGGTGAAACACTGACTATCAGCGCCGCTGGTGACCGCCGCGAGTACGACGAACGCGTCCGCCTCCCGGCACGCGTCGACGAACACTCCGCATCGGCCACCTTCAACAACGGCGTCCTACAGGTTACGTTCGACCGCGCTGAGGACTCCGCCGCTATCGACGTCGAGTAATCGGCGACTGACGCGGCAGACTACGACTTCTTTGCGACCCGCTCGATGAGCGCCGCCAGTCGGTCGAAAAAGCCGTCGTCGTACTTCGCGCCGTCGTCGATAGTCGGCCGGGCGTTCGTCTCCGAGACGACGACCCGCCCGTCAGATTCGAGCAAGTCGACGCCGAGATAGCGGATGTCCAACTCCGCTGCGACCACCTCGGCGAGGGCCCGGTGTCGCTTCGGGAGGTCCACGCCGACTGCCTCCGCACCGCGGTGGACGTTGTGTTTCCACCGCCCGTCAGCACGTGCACTGTCGGAGAGACGGCGCTCGACTGCGCCGACGACTTGCCCGTCGAGGACCATCACTCGGTAGTCGCTGGCGTTCGGAAGCCACTCCTGAACGAGGTAGGATTTGTCGCCGGTCGCTCGGTAGTCGTGGACGAGGTTCAGGTGGTCGACAAGCCCGGACAGCGAGTCGGGGTCGTGCGCCTTTGCGATACCCGCCCCCCGTGTCGTCGAGTTCGGCTTGAGGACGACGGGAAAGTCGAGCCCCGCCGCTTCGATGGTTTCGACGAGTTCCGATTCATCCGCTGGATTCGAGACGTAGACGCTCTTCGGGACCGGGATATCCGATTGCTTGAGTGCCGCGATAACACCCGCTTTGTTCCGCGACGTGAGAATATCCTCGCGCGTGTTCACCCACGGAATGTCGTGCCTGGCGGTGACGACACCACCTTCCATCTCCCGCGTGGGATAGACAAACCCCACGTCGAACGACTCGGTTGGTGGCGTCGAGAGGTCGAGTGCGAACCGCTTGGCCCGGAGATGGCCGACTTCGATACCGCGCTCGGCGAGCGGGTCGCGCATTCGCTCGAACGTCTCGCTGCTGGTTGTCACCGCCAAGCGGAGCATACGCTACGAGGAGGAGTCCCGCGTGAAAAGTTGGTGGGTTCGTGGCGACCCGTGTGATGCGAAATTACGCAACGAGCAGTTCTTCGCCGCGTTCAGCGAACGCGCCGAAAAGTCACCGTGCGAAATTACGCAACGAGCAGTTCTTCGCCGCGTTCGACGACAATGCGGCACGGCGGCGACATCTTGTTGTACGCACGGCGGAAGGCGTCCTTCGCGATTTCGGCGTCTTCGACGTCGCAGTAGATGGTGAAGACCGTCTCACCCTTGGGGATGCGAGCAGCGGTCCCAACGACCTTCCCGAACGACTGGCGCATTCCGTCAGAAACACGGTCTGCACCGGCACCGGTTGCCTGCTTGTTCTCGCGGATGACGTGGTGCGGGAACTTGCGCAGGATCATCTTGTACTGCTTTTCGCCCGCGTTCTTGAGCATCAGACGGTTGGCCGAGAGACGTGCAGATTCGAGCGAACCGTGGCGAATCTGAACATCCTCTTCGACCTCCAGACTGATCTCGACAGGGTAGTCCTCGGGGTCCGCCTGCAGGTCGCCCATGTTGTGCTGTGCAATCTTCGAACCAGGGATACCCGTGATGTACTCACGTCGGGTGTATGCCGGGTTCTTGATCTCCCGGTACATAGAGGCGGGTTTGTCTGACATGGTTACTTGTGAAACCGAAGGGTCAGGCGGGCTAAAAACGCTTCGAAGCTTCATTCGGCCATCCGGTCGTGTGAGCCTCTCACACGTCGGTTCGTCCCTTTACTGTGCTGAGCCCGCTGACGCCTCGCCGCGACCGCCGGTCTCGACTACTTACTCGTCGTCTGCTCGCTCGCCTTTCGTTTCCTGTTCGTTGCCTCTTTCCTCGTCCTCGACGGGGGGTTCACCCGTCTCAGGATCGAGTGCGACGAACTCCAACCCTTCGCGGTCGAGGAGGTCGGTGGCCCGGTCGGTGACGGAGGGAGCGACGAGAACACCACGAACTGGTTCGTTATCGCCGAACTCCCGCCGGACGGCGTCCACGTACCGGCGGAGTTGACTCGCTGCCGAGGGGCCGACCCTACGGCGTTTCAACTCCACGACGACGGGGACTCCTTCGGCATCTTCACCGAAGATGTCGAGCGCACCGGCGTCGCTCTGTCGCTCAGTTTCGAGGGGTTCGAAGCCAGCTTCGAGAATCGACGGGTCCGAGAGGATATGCTGTCGCAGGTCCTCTTCGCTTCCGACGAGTTCGAGGTCGCTTCGGTCGTTTACGGCGTACGCCGAACACTGTTCGACGCGCTCGAAGAACACGTCGAGCCGTTCATCCGGACTCGACCGCGTGCTCCGAACGCGGAGTCGGCCGTCGCGCACGCCTGCAGAGTGCGTACACCCCGGTGGCTGCCAGTTCACTGGCGTCCGCTTTTCGTCCGTGTGGACGAGGATGGACCCGTCCGGCTTCAGAACGACCAGTCGGTCGCCGGGGCCGAGCTCGCTCGTCGCGCGGCCGTCGTAGTCCACTGTACACCGGCCGAACACGGTGACCATATCGCCGCGTTCGAATGCCGATTCGAGGTGAACGAGCGCGTCGCGGTGCGTCGGTCGATGGAGTGTGTTCACCGTCATCCAGGTGTTGCACCGCGATTCGTGGTCGGCGGGGATAAGCCCCGCGTCGTGGTCGGGTGGACTCAGTTCGTTGTCACGGTGAGTCTCGGTTCGCTGGTCACGCATGCGTCTGCGCGCTCGCGGGCGTTTACCCGCCGGAGATGAAACTCATCACCGGGTGGTTTCGCGAAGAGCGTGGTCTCGCCATCGAGACGCTGTCGGGGGTGTACTTAAACCACCCCGGATAGCGCGGGACTGGATACCTCCGGATAACAGTCGTCAATAGAAGTATGAACACGACGTCGACACTCATTGCCCGCGGGGGATCAGCTTCCGACTCGCACAGACAGGACCGCACCGACTCGTCTGCTGTTCTCTCCGTCCTCAGCGACGACGACAGCCGTCGTATTCTCGCCGCCTGTGACGAAGCCCCTCGAACTGCACAGGAGTGCGCGGACGTGTGTGATGTTCCGCTGTCGACCGTCTACCGGAAGCTCGACCAACTCACCGAGGCGTCGCTCCTCGATGAACGTCGGCGGATTCAACTGGCGAGCCACCACCCACGGGAGTTCGAGACCAATTTCGACACGCTCTCGTTTTCGTTTGCTGACGCGGGCGTTGCGGTTGATTTCCGAAATGTTGCAACTGACGGCGGTAAAGACGCCGAGGAGCGGCGGGCGTGATGTCGTCCCCGTCTTCGACGCAGGACCTTGGTGACCTGTT
It includes:
- a CDS encoding 50S ribosomal protein L16 is translated as MSDKPASMYREIKNPAYTRREYITGIPGSKIAQHNMGDLQADPEDYPVEISLEVEEDVQIRHGSLESARLSANRLMLKNAGEKQYKMILRKFPHHVIRENKQATGAGADRVSDGMRQSFGKVVGTAARIPKGETVFTIYCDVEDAEIAKDAFRRAYNKMSPPCRIVVERGEELLVA
- the nucS gene encoding endonuclease NucS; this translates as MTVNTLHRPTHRDALVHLESAFERGDMVTVFGRCTVDYDGRATSELGPGDRLVVLKPDGSILVHTDEKRTPVNWQPPGCTHSAGVRDGRLRVRSTRSSPDERLDVFFERVEQCSAYAVNDRSDLELVGSEEDLRQHILSDPSILEAGFEPLETERQSDAGALDIFGEDAEGVPVVVELKRRRVGPSAASQLRRYVDAVRREFGDNEPVRGVLVAPSVTDRATDLLDREGLEFVALDPETGEPPVEDEERGNEQETKGERADDE
- a CDS encoding winged helix-turn-helix domain-containing protein produces the protein MNTTSTLIARGGSASDSHRQDRTDSSAVLSVLSDDDSRRILAACDEAPRTAQECADVCDVPLSTVYRKLDQLTEASLLDERRRIQLASHHPREFETNFDTLSFSFADAGVAVDFRNVATDGGKDAEERRA
- a CDS encoding ATP-grasp domain-containing protein; the encoded protein is MLRLAVTTSSETFERMRDPLAERGIEVGHLRAKRFALDLSTPPTESFDVGFVYPTREMEGGVVTARHDIPWVNTREDILTSRNKAGVIAALKQSDIPVPKSVYVSNPADESELVETIEAAGLDFPVVLKPNSTTRGAGIAKAHDPDSLSGLVDHLNLVHDYRATGDKSYLVQEWLPNASDYRVMVLDGQVVGAVERRLSDSARADGRWKHNVHRGAEAVGVDLPKRHRALAEVVAAELDIRYLGVDLLESDGRVVVSETNARPTIDDGAKYDDGFFDRLAALIERVAKKS
- a CDS encoding Hsp20/alpha crystallin family protein; its protein translation is MVRDDRDDPFDNIFDEIERMMNDMTGGDAGFASETHIDVYDEGTSLRLVADLPGVDKDAIDLKCDGETLTISAAGDRREYDERVRLPARVDEHSASATFNNGVLQVTFDRAEDSAAIDVE